From Nicotiana tabacum cultivar K326 chromosome 22, ASM71507v2, whole genome shotgun sequence, one genomic window encodes:
- the LOC107820906 gene encoding putative glycosyltransferase At3g07620 isoform X1: MENGLQFQRLCCVQSVKLLSIFGVVIAVIALLSQLLALPYENYISVLSNAGSSTIWPEKRSYANSTIGFHLNINIYSIQGEIRNQSAQLLQLKSSAAPPVGWENVISDTGNSISSDVAKTSVPFNDKGLIKNQTTDANSNLLRAAGASILQSKRRRRPTSISYMNSLLLQNSISLVRSQWHSARELELRNAKFQIENSQIIRNVPEVHASIFRNYSKFTRSYELMERLLKVYVYREGEKPIFHQPYQRGIYASEGWFMKLMEKNKQFLVKDPKRAHLFYLPFSSLRLRQALSEQNFTHQKDLENHLSNYIGRISRKYHFWNRSKGVDHFFAACHDWAPRLTRKSMETCVRALCNSNIAGGFKIGKDVSLPVTYVRSAENPLKDLGGNPPSARPVLVFFAGGIHGYLRPILLQHWSDKEPDMKIFGPMPRDTEGKTEYRKLMKSSKYCICARGYEVHTPRVVESIHYECVPVIISDNYVPPFFEVFDWESFSVFVLEKDVPDLRNILLSIPEEKYMEMQRRLKIVQQYFLWHKNPVKYDLFHMILHSIWYNRVFQVKSE; the protein is encoded by the exons ATGGAGAATGGACTTCAATTTCAAAGGTTGTGCTGTGTCCAGAGCGTTAAATTGTTATCAATCTTTGGAGTTGTGATTGCTGTTATTGCGCTGCTATCCCAACTACTTGCACTTCCATATGAAAATTACATTTCTGTTTTATCAAATGCTGGAAGCTCGACTATTTGGCCAGAAAAGAGATCGTATGCAAATTCAACAATAGGCTTTCATTTGAACATAAATATATATTCGATACAAGGGGAAATAAGGAATCAATCGGCTCAGCTTTTGCAGCTTAAGTCATCTGCAGCTCCTCCAGTTGGTTGGGAGAATGTGATTTCAGATACTGGTAATTCAATTTCATCTGATGTAGCCAAGACGTCCGTACCATTTAATGATAAAGGGCTAATTAAAAATCAGACAACGGATGCCAATTCTAATTTGTTACGAGCTGCTGGTGCCTCTATATTGCAgagtaaaagaagaagaagaccgACATCAATCTCCTACATGAACTCTTTACTGCTGCAGAATTCTATTAGTTTAGTG AGATCACAATGGCATTCTGCACGTGAACTGGAACTCCGAAATGCAAAGTTTCAGATTGAAAATTCTCAGATAATTAGAAACGTTCCAGAAGTTCATGCATCTATCTTTCGAAATTATTCCAAGTTTACGAG GAGCTATGAGCTGATGGAACGCCTCCTTAAAGTTTATGTTTATAGGGAAGGGGAAAAACCAATATTCCATCAGCCATATCAACGAGGTATTTACGCTTCTGAAGGGTGGTTTATGAAACTGATGGAGAAAAACAAACAATTTCTTGTGAAAGATCCCAAAAGGGCTCACTTATTTTATTTGCCTTTTAGTTCTCTGAGGCTAAGACAAGCTCTTTCAGAGCAAAATTTTACTCATCAGAAAGATTTGGAAAATCATCTCAGCAATTACATTGgaagaatttctagaaaatatCATTTCTGGAATAGAAGCAAAGGGGTTGATCATTTTTTTGCTGCTTGTCATGATTGG GCACCCCGACTCACGAGGAAGAGCATGGAAACTTGTGTTAGAGCTCTCTGCAATTCAAATATAGCTGGAGGCTTCAAGATAGGGAAGGATGTCTCTCTTCCAGTAACTTATGTTCGTTCAGCTGAAAACCCGCTCAAAGATCTGGGAGGAAATCCTCCTTCAGCAAGACCTGTCCTTGTCTTTTTCGCTGGAGGCATTCATGGTTATCTTCGTCCTATCTTATTGCAACATTGGAGTGACAAAGAACCTGATATGAAGATTTTTGGACCTATGCCTCGTGATACTGAAGGTAAAACTGAATATAGAAAACTTATGAAAAGCAGCAAATATTGCATCTGTGCCAGGGGTTATGAAGTACATACTCCAAGAGTTGTGGAGTCCATACACTATGAGTGTGTACCTGTGATCATATCAGATAATTATGTGCCACCTTTCTTTGAGGTTTTCGACTGGGAATCATTTTCTGTCTTTGTTTTGGAGAAAGATGTTCCAGACTTGAGAAACATTCTTCTCTCAATTCCTGAGGAGAAGTACATGGAGATGCAGCGTAGGCTGAAGATCGTTCAACAGTATTTCCTTTGGCACAAAAATCCTGTAAAGTATGACTTGTTTCACATGATCCTTCACTCAATTTGGTATAACAGAGTATTTCAGGTAAAATCTGAATAA
- the LOC107820907 gene encoding protein TAP1-like: protein MEMKYLTLMLTMMTAMAIFEGELSMANLMEVKCIQVCMNECKITGIATAACLKFCPLHCVPPTPPSEVRYCNLRCILGHCVDYKNDEERLEGCVSSCRKNDHC from the exons ATGGAAATGAAATACCTGACCCTAATGCTAACAATGATGACAGCTATGGCTATATTTGAAGGGGAATTGAGTATGGCCAATCTGATGGAGGTGAAATGTATACAAGTTTGCATGAACGAATGCAAGATAACTGGTATAGCAACTGCTGCCTGTCTTAAATTCTGCCCACTTCACTGCGTTCCACCTACGCCTCCCTCTGAAGTCCGCTATTGCAATCTCCGATGCATTCTTGGACATTGTGTTGACTACAAGAATG ATGAAGAGAGACTGGAGGGCTGCGTCTCCAGCTGCCGGAAGAATGATCATTGCTAA
- the LOC107820906 gene encoding putative glycosyltransferase At5g03795 isoform X2 gives MNSLLLQNSISLVRSQWHSARELELRNAKFQIENSQIIRNVPEVHASIFRNYSKFTRSYELMERLLKVYVYREGEKPIFHQPYQRGIYASEGWFMKLMEKNKQFLVKDPKRAHLFYLPFSSLRLRQALSEQNFTHQKDLENHLSNYIGRISRKYHFWNRSKGVDHFFAACHDWAPRLTRKSMETCVRALCNSNIAGGFKIGKDVSLPVTYVRSAENPLKDLGGNPPSARPVLVFFAGGIHGYLRPILLQHWSDKEPDMKIFGPMPRDTEGKTEYRKLMKSSKYCICARGYEVHTPRVVESIHYECVPVIISDNYVPPFFEVFDWESFSVFVLEKDVPDLRNILLSIPEEKYMEMQRRLKIVQQYFLWHKNPVKYDLFHMILHSIWYNRVFQVKSE, from the exons ATGAACTCTTTACTGCTGCAGAATTCTATTAGTTTAGTG AGATCACAATGGCATTCTGCACGTGAACTGGAACTCCGAAATGCAAAGTTTCAGATTGAAAATTCTCAGATAATTAGAAACGTTCCAGAAGTTCATGCATCTATCTTTCGAAATTATTCCAAGTTTACGAG GAGCTATGAGCTGATGGAACGCCTCCTTAAAGTTTATGTTTATAGGGAAGGGGAAAAACCAATATTCCATCAGCCATATCAACGAGGTATTTACGCTTCTGAAGGGTGGTTTATGAAACTGATGGAGAAAAACAAACAATTTCTTGTGAAAGATCCCAAAAGGGCTCACTTATTTTATTTGCCTTTTAGTTCTCTGAGGCTAAGACAAGCTCTTTCAGAGCAAAATTTTACTCATCAGAAAGATTTGGAAAATCATCTCAGCAATTACATTGgaagaatttctagaaaatatCATTTCTGGAATAGAAGCAAAGGGGTTGATCATTTTTTTGCTGCTTGTCATGATTGG GCACCCCGACTCACGAGGAAGAGCATGGAAACTTGTGTTAGAGCTCTCTGCAATTCAAATATAGCTGGAGGCTTCAAGATAGGGAAGGATGTCTCTCTTCCAGTAACTTATGTTCGTTCAGCTGAAAACCCGCTCAAAGATCTGGGAGGAAATCCTCCTTCAGCAAGACCTGTCCTTGTCTTTTTCGCTGGAGGCATTCATGGTTATCTTCGTCCTATCTTATTGCAACATTGGAGTGACAAAGAACCTGATATGAAGATTTTTGGACCTATGCCTCGTGATACTGAAGGTAAAACTGAATATAGAAAACTTATGAAAAGCAGCAAATATTGCATCTGTGCCAGGGGTTATGAAGTACATACTCCAAGAGTTGTGGAGTCCATACACTATGAGTGTGTACCTGTGATCATATCAGATAATTATGTGCCACCTTTCTTTGAGGTTTTCGACTGGGAATCATTTTCTGTCTTTGTTTTGGAGAAAGATGTTCCAGACTTGAGAAACATTCTTCTCTCAATTCCTGAGGAGAAGTACATGGAGATGCAGCGTAGGCTGAAGATCGTTCAACAGTATTTCCTTTGGCACAAAAATCCTGTAAAGTATGACTTGTTTCACATGATCCTTCACTCAATTTGGTATAACAGAGTATTTCAGGTAAAATCTGAATAA